TTAtaatttccaaatattaattactGCATCGATATTGATTACCGTTGTCAGTTTTGTCAGCACGAATCATACCTATTTACCACAACCAGCAACCCTTGTCCCCGGCAGGTTTTAAGGAGACGGCCTTCCTGTACGCCGTGTCCTCGGCGGCGCTGACGCACTCGCTGGCGCGGGCCTGCAGCGCGGGGCGCATGGAGCGCTGCACCTGCGACGACTCCCCGGGCCTGGAGAACCGCAAGGCCTGGCAGTGGGGCGTCTGCGGGGACAACCTCAAGTACAGCACCAAGTTCCTGAAAAAGTTCCTGGGCCAGAAGAGGATCGGCAAAGACCTGCGGGCCAAGGTGGACATCCACAACACCAATGTGGGCATCAAGGTAGGAGCTGCGCCTCGGCGGGCTTGGCATGAAGTTTGGGACTTTTCAGTGGAAGTCTTCCAATCCATCCTGTGTGTGAGAAGGATTTTCACTGCCCTGCTCATGAAACAGACCTGTTCACCTGTGTGTCCTGGGCCTTGTGGTGCTGAGAGTCCCTGGGAAGTCTCCTGGGCTCTTGGGTGAGGAGATGCATGTTGAGTGGCAGAGGAACATCCTGTGTCCTCTAGTGGTCCCAGGGTGGGTGAAGGGAGTTACAGCACGGTGACAGCTGTGAAACTCCACAGCTGGATGACTCCAGGGGTTATGCCAGGGCCACAGGGGGTTCACAGCTGGAGCTTAGAGCTGGTAGCACGTGCAAAGCAGATTAAAGACTGAAACTCTTGAGATCAATTATGAGTCTGCTGGTGACTTGCTATGGAACAAGTCCTGTCACAGGTTTGGGTCAGGGAGATCATCAGATTGAGCATTTTGACCTGTAGGTTACAGGCTACTGACACATCATTGTCATCCATTTACTGTGTCAAATTGATTGTTTAATTAGAGCACTGTCTTCACTTGAATACACCTAAAGGAACACACCATGTTGGAGATACTCGGTTTTATGATTGACTACTCCTACTGCGCCAAGTAGAATTAATAAGAACTTGGTGTTCAGCTGGTTGTCCTCAGGCTACCACTGTCTGGCTCACCTATCAATTCTGtagcttttcctctgctgtggtgtgttttttttgttttgggtttttttttgtgctgttttttttggtttgtttgtttgtttggttggttttttgtttgtttgtttgttttggggggtttttgttttgttttggtttttattttagttttggttttttgtttgctttggtggaggttgttttgggtttttgggttgttgggtttttttttgtttgtttgtttttttttttagttttacatttttaaaactattattaacattttttcctccGTAGCCTAGAAAAAATGCCAATAAAACTGCAGTGCTTGCAGCTGTCTGtgacctgagctgctgcctctaCCAGAACTAGGCCCTGGCAGGTAATAACCACCACTCTTCTTCCTCACCAGGCGGTGAAGAACGGCCTCAAAACCACCTGCAAGTGCCACGGCGTGTCGGGCTCGTGCGCGGTGCGGACGTGCTGGAAGCAGCTCTCACCTTTCCACGAGATCGGGCGGCTCCTGAAGCTGCGCTACGACGATGCCGTCAAGGTCTTCAGCACCACCAACGACGCCGTGGGACACTCGGAGCTGGCAGGACCACACAGACACGGCCACTCAGGCAAGCAGCCCGCCCTGCCGCGCCCCACCGACCTGGTCTACGTGGAGGACTCGCCCAGCTTCTGCAGGCCCAGCAAATACTCCCTGGGCACCGCGGGCAGGACCTGCTCCCGCGAGGGCAACTGCGACAGCATGTGCTGCGGCCGGGGCTACAACACCCAGAGCCGCCTGGTCACCTTCTCGTGCCACTGCCAGGTGCAGTGGTGCTGCTACGTGGAGTGCCAGCAGTGCATGCAGGAGGAGGTGGTCTACAGCTGCAAGCAGTAGGGACAGCCCCGAGGGGCGAGGCGAgtccaggggagcagcagggggacagggacatggctcTCTGCTGTGGGGTCAGGGCAAAGGTGAGCACCAAATGAGTGCTGTGCTACTCCAACCTTGGCGTTGGGATGCTCCAACCTCAGGTTGAGATTCTCCAGCCTTGGCGTTGAGATGCTCCAGCCTTGATGTTGAGATGCTCCAACCTCAGCATTGAGATGCTCCAGCCTCGGCGTTGAGATGCTCCAACCTCAGTGTTGAGATGCTCCAACCTCAGTGTTGAGATGCTCCAACCTTGGTGTGACATGCTCCAAACTTGGTGTGACATGCTCCAACCTCAGCGTTGAGATGCTCCAACCTCAGAGTTGAGATGCTTCAACCTCGGTGTGACATGCTCCAACCTCAGCATTGAGATGGTCCAGCCTTGGGTTGAGATGCTCCAGCCCGGAGAGAGCCCCTGCATGAGCAGGGAAATCCAGAGGTTTTTTGTCGGGTATGGGGTCAGGAAggagggacagagagcagaggggatgTGAGGACAGCAGAAACCCTGATGCAGTCACAGATGTCCCTCAAATTCAAACTTGTACTCACCTGTGTGGGAAGATCCTCCTTCTGCACCGCTCAGGTGCACTCCTGGAGATGCACTGGGGTGGTGATGTTGGGACACTGAGGGCTTCGTGCCCTGCATCCTGCAGAAAAGAGAATTAAGGGCAACAACCAGAGACTGGCCCAGGTGTGGCAGggccagctgtgctcctgcaccaGGGCAGAAGGACTCTGGCAGTGGGGATTGCCAGTGGGAGCTGGCTGAACCCTTTCTGCTGCCACCTCACCCACACACTGCTGAATAATCTCATTTTGGCTCAAGAAATGTGCCTCAGAAATACCAGTTCAAAAGGGAGCTCTTGTCCATCACCTCCCAAGTCTGTAGTTTGGACTCCAGGTGCATTTTAACCAGGTTTTAACCTTGCTGTTCCAGGTCACCTGgaactgctgcagtgacagtgttTGAGCCATAGGCACTCAGCTGAGGGCTGTGAAGTCGCCCCTCTGCAGCACTTGGCCTTCCAGGGGGTATTTATTGATGGTGATCCAGGGTGATGGTGCCAGTTATGcatctctcttcctcctcctcctccccaatgaatcaatcaatcaatcaatcccCTTTTTGTCCTACGTGCAGCACACTCTGCCTGGTGCCTGAGGTGTGTCACATCCCACTTTCCTGCCCTGAGCCAGTGACAGGTAAAGCCTCTGAAAGGGAATTAGGAACCACGGGAACTGGGGCATCTGAAAAATGTGCAAATCATGGGtgacaatccctgccctgagaAGTTGGGTGTGTCCAACCCCTGGGTAtgcccagcctctgcagggtgAGGGAAGGTGACCCAGGGAAAAGAGCGCAGGCTGTTACAGAGTCATGAGCCCCTGACTTTAAACcttgtttttccctttgatttttAGCTGAACACACCAGACCCAGCCTGCTCAGTTCCTTTGGCTGATTTAGGGAGCAGTTTTGGGAATGGCAGAGAGGAACCCCCTGACCTGGCCACCAGGTAAATGGAGGCTGtagcacagcctctctgggtgTTCAGCTCTCTGACAGTGCATTTTCCTGCGCCAGGGTTTTCCTGGTtgatcctgcagcagctctggattGTCCCTGAGGTAACAAACATGCAGTATTTACTCTGGGTACAAACCAGCCAGAGTGGAGATGGGCTGGTGCTGCAAAGAGCATGGGAATCCTAAAACTCAAATCCAAATTCACTGGCAGTGTAAGGGGTGAAGATGCTGGTTTGGGTAGCAAGATGGGCTCATCCATAGGTGGAATTGGGCTGAATTCCAATAGGATGGAGCTCTCCTCAGAGGTGAGGGATCTGCCTGTGTGGatctgctggggcagggcagctcagcccctcattacagctgctctgagcaatTCCCCGCAGAGAGGAGCGTGTGCTCACACTCTCTTTACCTTGACTTTGTTGCCCTTTTGGTTTTTACAGCTGTTTTTGACTTCTGCTCCCTCCAGTGTTAGCACAGAGCAGTCTCAGAGCAGATCAAGCCATTAACTGGCTGTTTGGAGGCCACTTCCCTCTCATCAGCTACAGGTCTTTTAAAGGGCTTATTCCTTTTTATCCCTTTTCTGGCTCAAGTTGACTCGAACTGAATTAAAGAGTTTATGACAGACATAATACTGCAAATAGGCTTAATTAGCCTTACTTTTTTTTACCTCCTAAATACCCAAGATCAGAACTATTATTTATATGTTGCTTTTAATCCTTTTGGAGTTGAAATCTTCCCACGAGTCTCAATTTTGAGGACTCAATGAAAAAGCTTCCAAATAAGCTAAAATTGGCATCGTGGGTGAAGTGAGCAGGGAACTTGCTCTGGCTGAACTATTGATCCCAAACCCTCTGCCCCACTGACCTCCAGCCTTGTCCAGCACCAGAGAGGGAGGGAATACCCCAATTTTGGAGGGGCCTTTGGGATCCCATGCCATTACATGGATCATTCCCATTTAAACAGGGACTCAGTGGAAAAAGCTGGATCCCATTCCTTGGGAAGCAAGTGGAGGAGGCACCACTCTGTCCTCTTGCTCTTATCAAAGCTGCACAGGAATTGCTGAATAAGAACTGGACAAAACCAAATTTCAGGGAAAATTAAGTTTCTTCATGTACCAAAGGGGATTTTTGGAAATTCTTTGTCCTGTGTGGCttagagctgctggagaagatCTGAGGAAGAGATGATTCATTCTCTGGTACCCCGGGGTGGGTTTGGGCTCAGTGGGGTGTGGAGGTTTGGCACTGGACTGGAGTAAATTTGGGTTGTTCACTGTTAAGCCAGGTCTGGTCAAGGACATCTGATGTCCCCCAGCTTTGCTCTGGTTAACTCAGACCCCCCTtcagcccctcctggccctgctgcaaaTCCTCAtgtccagcccctgccaggcagcccagcctcaAGGGCTGGAAACCAAATGGTGAACACTgatgggaaataaataaataattacaaatgCCCAATTTGAGGATTAGGAAAAGGCTTGAGCATAGTTTTAGTTTGAGGCAACATTGATGTCAATCCTTTTGGTGTCCTTCAGCACTGAGTTTTTTTAGAGATGGTGCCATGGGTAAGGGAGGGACAAAGTTTGCTTGGGACAGATATTGTGGTGGCTTtgaggtttttatttcattcagtTGTCTAGGCTGTTTTGTTGGGTTGATATTCCAAATGTGATTTAATTCaactgacagcagcaggagcagggagtaAAACTTGGGTCTGTTTGGCCCTCAATATTCTTAGGCTTGAATTGAATTTTGCTCTGAACCAAGACCAAGCATCATCTTGAGCAAAGCTCTTCTGCCACCTCCTGGAGATCTGGGCTGTGAAGATCTGGAAGTCCATTTGGACTTTTCAGTTGTGCCACACACCTTACAATGTACTGCAGATCCTGTGGATTTGGTTGTATGTGTAAATGACTGGAATGACAAGGGGATTGCATTAAGTCTTGACAAAGAAATCTTCtcagcagcaaagctgaaacCTCATACCCTGcctataaaaaaaacccttttccaaGTGCAAATGCACCTCATTGACTACTGATGGTAAAAGTCTGAGCTGCACAGGCTTTGCTGGgagtgttttggtttggattgAATCTTTTCCTCTGCACTTAAAATCCAAATAACCTGGGAACATCCATAGCTCCAAACCAGGGTCCtcactgcacacacagggactACACTGCTCACACAGGTtagtccctgtccctgtccctgtcctaCTGTGGACTTTCTGGTCCAGCTTTTATTACCTCTCCTGGTGTGTTGCACTTCTGGGCTTGGTAGTCATGGATCCAGCATGTCGGTTTTATGGGGGAAATAGAaatccaccatccatccatccatccatgatccatccatccatccatccatccatccatccatccatccatccatcatccatccatccatgatCCATCcatgatccatccatccatccatccatccatccatccatccatccatccatgatccatccatccatccatccatccatccatccatccatgatccatccatccatccatccatccatccatccatccatccatccatccatgatccatccatccatccatccatccatccatccatccatgatCCATCcatgatccatccatccatccatccatccatccatccatccatccatcatccatccatccatca
The sequence above is a segment of the Molothrus ater isolate BHLD 08-10-18 breed brown headed cowbird chromosome 27, BPBGC_Mater_1.1, whole genome shotgun sequence genome. Coding sequences within it:
- the WNT9B gene encoding protein Wnt-9b translates to MRSAKPCRILLLLLLLPPPPAAAYFGLTGKEALTQFPSLGAPGGSGPGQGHVKQCELLQLSRKQRRLCRREPGLAETLRDAIRLGVLECQFQFRSERWNCSLEGRPSLLKRGFKETAFLYAVSSAALTHSLARACSAGRMERCTCDDSPGLENRKAWQWGVCGDNLKYSTKFLKKFLGQKRIGKDLRAKVDIHNTNVGIKAVKNGLKTTCKCHGVSGSCAVRTCWKQLSPFHEIGRLLKLRYDDAVKVFSTTNDAVGHSELAGPHRHGHSGKQPALPRPTDLVYVEDSPSFCRPSKYSLGTAGRTCSREGNCDSMCCGRGYNTQSRLVTFSCHCQVQWCCYVECQQCMQEEVVYSCKQ